A region of Peromyscus maniculatus bairdii isolate BWxNUB_F1_BW_parent chromosome 7, HU_Pman_BW_mat_3.1, whole genome shotgun sequence DNA encodes the following proteins:
- the LOC102911758 gene encoding olfactory receptor 7G2-like: MKSVNQTVISGFILLGLTDDTELQLIIFTIFLFMYLVTVLGNLLIILATTSDSHLHTPMYFFLSGLSLNDIILVTCTIPKMLVNIETQDQSITYAGCLTQVCFVLLSVGMENCLLAAMAYDRYVAICHPLRYRIIMNPCLCILMVIFSVMGSMINALVNGLMVLHLSFCTELVIPHFFCELTQITKLACSNTLIDNILIYISSCIFGGVPLSGIILSYSQIASTVLRMSSSEGRYKAFSTCGSHLSVVSLFYGTGFGVYISSTVTESSRKTAVASVLYSVVPQMMNPFIYSLRNRDMKEALKRLISRILSPL; this comes from the coding sequence GGATTTAttctcctgggactcacagatGATACAGAGCTGCAACTCATCATCTTCACTATATTTCTTTTCATGTATCTTGTTACAGTCCTAGGAAACCTGCTGATCATTCTGGCTACCACCTCAGACTCCCAtctccacacccccatgtacttctttctttctggtcttTCCCTTAATGACATCATTTTAGTCACATGCACAATTCCAAAGATGCTGGTAAATATAGAAACACAAGACCAGAGCATCACCTATGCAGGATGCCTGACTCAGGTCTGCTTTGTCTTACTGTCTGTTGGCATGGAAAACTGTCTTCTTGCAGCAATGGCATATGACCGTTATGTTGCCATTTGTCATCCACTTAGATATAGGATCATTATGAACCCCTGTCTCTGTATCTTAATGGTAATATTTTCTGTGATGGGGAGCATGATAAATGCCCTTGTGAATGGTCTGATGGTGTTACATCTGTCCTTCTGCACAGAACTGGTAATCCCACATTTCTTCTGTGAACTTACACAGATTACTAAACTTGCCTGTTCCAACACTCTTATTGACAACATTCTCATATACATTTCATCTTGCATATTTGGTGGTGTTCCTCTCTCTGGCATCATTTTGTCTTATAGTCAAATTGCATCCACTGTCTTGAGAATGTCATCCTCAGAAGGAAGATATAAAGCCTTTTCCACCTGTGGGTCTCACCTCTCAGTTGTCTCCTTATTTTATGGAACAGGTTTTGGGGTCTACATTAGCTCAACAGTTACAGAATCATCCAGGAAGACTGCTGTGGCTTCAGTTCTATACTCTGTGGTCCCTCAAATGATGAATCCCTTTATCTATAGTCTGAGGAACAGAGACATGAAAGAAGCCTTGAAGAGACTCATCAGTAGGATACTATCTCCTTTGTGA